One segment of Gadus chalcogrammus isolate NIFS_2021 chromosome 8, NIFS_Gcha_1.0, whole genome shotgun sequence DNA contains the following:
- the LOC130388180 gene encoding armadillo repeat-containing protein 1-like isoform X1: MSGEAEALLVVNQLRDLAADPMNRRAIVQDQGCLPGLILFLDHPNPQVVYSALLALRYLAECRANREKMEGELGMMLSLQNVKQKSTTPGETKLLASEVYELLQASSGPESDRAEGAPSGRRKAQFFLGSTNKRAKTVVLHIDGLDDSSRRTLCEEALLKIRGVISFTFQMAVKRCIVRIRSDLKAEALASAIASTEVLTAQQVVKGENGQEILIPFTEDGSLQVEQNVDLPDYLPEEEAQAEEPDKAVTRVGNGQDGATWLGTAANFLSRSFYW, from the exons atgAGCGGGGAAGCCGAGGCTCTGCTGGTCGTGAACCAGCTGCGGGATCTGGCTGCAGACCCCATGAACCGGAGAGCAATCGTCCAGGACCAAGGCTGCTTGCCCGGACTCATCCTGTTCTTGGACCATCCCAACCCGCAAGTCGTTTACTCTGCCCTGCTT GCGCTGAGGTACTTGGCAGAATGTCGTGCCAACAGAGAGAAGATGGAGGGTGAGCTGGGCATGATGCTGAGCCTCCAGAACGTCAAACAGAA ATCCACCACCCCGGGGGAGACGAAGCTTCTGGCCTCGGAGGTATACGAGCTGCTCCAGGCATCCAGCGGGCCAGAGTCCGACCGGGCTGAAGGAGCTCCGTCTGGTAGGAGGAAAGCCCAGTTCTTTCTGGGCTCCACCAACAAGCGGGCCAAGACAGTGGTATTGCATATAGACGGGCTGGATGACTCT AGTCGCAGGACTCTGTGCGAAGAGGCCCTGCTGAAGATCCGCGGGGTTATTAGTTTCACCTTTCAGATGGCTGTCAAGAGGTGCATCGTTCGAATCCGCTCCGACCTCAAGGCGGAG GCGCTGGCGTCGGCCATTGCCTCTACCGAAGTTCTGACAGCCCAGCAGGTGGTGAAGGGAGAGAATGGCCAAGAG ATTTTGATCCCCTTCACGGAGGACGGCTCTCTACAGGTGGAGCAGAACGTGGACCTGCCGGACTATCTGCCCGAGGAGGAGGCCCAGGCCGAGGAGCCCGACAAGGCAGTGACCCGGGTGGGCAACGGGCAGGATGGCGCTACCTGGCTAGGCACCGCTGCCAACTTCCTGTCTCGTTCCTTCTACTGGTGA
- the LOC130388180 gene encoding armadillo repeat-containing protein 1-like isoform X2, producing MSGEAEALLVVNQLRDLAADPMNRRAIVQDQGCLPGLILFLDHPNPQVVYSALLALRYLAECRANREKMEGELGMMLSLQNVKQKSTTPGETKLLASEVYELLQASSGPESDRAEGAPSGAGVGHCLYRSSDSPAGGEGREWPRDFDPLHGGRLSTGGAERGPAGLSARGGGPGRGARQGSDPGGQRAGWRYLARHRCQLPVSFLLLVTQWGLASPRSRT from the exons atgAGCGGGGAAGCCGAGGCTCTGCTGGTCGTGAACCAGCTGCGGGATCTGGCTGCAGACCCCATGAACCGGAGAGCAATCGTCCAGGACCAAGGCTGCTTGCCCGGACTCATCCTGTTCTTGGACCATCCCAACCCGCAAGTCGTTTACTCTGCCCTGCTT GCGCTGAGGTACTTGGCAGAATGTCGTGCCAACAGAGAGAAGATGGAGGGTGAGCTGGGCATGATGCTGAGCCTCCAGAACGTCAAACAGAA ATCCACCACCCCGGGGGAGACGAAGCTTCTGGCCTCGGAGGTATACGAGCTGCTCCAGGCATCCAGCGGGCCAGAGTCCGACCGGGCTGAAGGAGCTCCGTCTG GCGCTGGCGTCGGCCATTGCCTCTACCGAAGTTCTGACAGCCCAGCAGGTGGTGAAGGGAGAGAATGGCCAAGAG ATTTTGATCCCCTTCACGGAGGACGGCTCTCTACAGGTGGAGCAGAACGTGGACCTGCCGGACTATCTGCCCGAGGAGGAGGCCCAGGCCGAGGAGCCCGACAAGGCAGTGACCCGGGTGGGCAACGGGCAGGATGGCGCTACCTGGCTAGGCACCGCTGCCAACTTCCTGTCTCGTTCCTTCTACTGGTGACCCAGTGGGGCCTCGCCAGCCCCAGGTCCAGAACCTGA
- the LOC130388179 gene encoding cytochrome P450 7B1-like has translation MSCILLLVLVGVLSLAWLLGRRRRREGEPPLIQGWIPYLGKALDFRLDSQAFLKNNQEKYGDVFTVYIAGKYMTFIMNPLMYPSIMKYGRQLDFHEFADQVAPATFGYPAVGSGRFPEMGDQIQRSFRLLQGENLVLLAECMMANLNLVLRQDFLGGEGERGAGVVGMGWSTGGLYDFCNSVMFEATFLTLYGMPAPARRHSDMATLRHHFTKFDDMFPLLVGRIPIWLLGRTKAVRETLIRYFLPQRMMCWSNTSQFIARRAEVLEQYDTLSDTDKAAHHFAILWASVGNTVPATFWALYYLINQQEALQAVRNELHQVLKLPEAQGPQQPEVIVSKEQLDQLLLMDSAVNESLRLSSASMNIRVAQEDFSLRLDEERSAPVRKGDVIALYPQTMHMDPEIFTDPETYKYDRFIEGGREKTDFFKHGQRLKYYRMPFGSGSSMCPGRFFAINEIKQFLCLLLLYLDLEMAQGQEKAQLDNSRAGLGILLPTKDVRFCYRIR, from the exons ATGTCGTGTattctgctgctggtgctggttggCGTCCTGTCCCTCGCGTGGCTGCTAGGACGGCGGAGAAG AAGAGAAGGCGAGCCCCCGCTGATCCAAGGCTGGATTCCCTATCTCGGCAAGGCTTTGGACTTCAGACTGGATTCACAAGCATTTCTTAAAAATAATCAGGAAAAATATGGAGACGTGTTCACTGTGTATATAGCAG gTAAATACATGACTTTCATTATGAACCCTCTGATGTACCCCTCCATCATGAAATACGGCCGACAGCTGGACTTCCACGAATTCGCCGACCAGGTGGCGCCGGCCACCTTCGGCTACCCAGCTGTGGGCAGCGGTCGCTTCCCGGAGATGGGCGACCAGATCCAGCGGTCGTTCCGGCTCCTGCAGGGGGAAAACCTGGTGCTGCTGGCGGAGTGCATGATGGCCAACCTGAACCTGGTCCTCCGTCAAGACTTtcttggtggggagggggagcgagGTGCCGGGGTGGTCGGGATGGGCTGGTCTACCGGCGGCCTCTACGACTTCTGCAACAGCGTCATGTTCGAGGCCACCTTCCTCACCCTGTACGGCATGCCGGCCCCCGCCCGCCGGCACAGCGACATGGCCACCCTGCGCCATCACTTCACCAAGTTTGATGACATGTTCCCCCTGCTGGTGGGGCGCATCCCCATCTGGCTGCTTGGCCGGACCAAGGCCGTCCGGGAGACCCTGATCCGCTACTTCCTGCCCCAGAGGATGATGTGCTGGTCCAACACCTCGCAGTTCATTGCCCGGCGGGCGGAGGTGTTGGAGCAGTACGACACGCTCAGTGACACCGATAAGGCAG CTCACCACTTCGCCATTCTGTGGGCTTCTGTGGGGAACACAGTCCCGGCCACCTTCTGGGCTCTCTACTACCTGATCAACCAGCAGGAGGCGCTGCAGGCTGTTCGCAATGAGCTTCACCAAGTCCTCAAGCTCCCTGAAGCCCAGGGCCCCCAACAACCTGAAGTGATTGTCAGCAAGGAGCAACTGGATCAGCTCCTCCTCATGG ACAGCGCCGTCAACGAGAGCCTCCGTCTCTCCTCTGCGTCCATGAACATCCGCGTGGCCCAGGAGGACTTCTCTCTGCGGCTGGACGAGGAGCGCTCGGCGCCCGTCAGGAAGGGGGACGTCATCGCCCTCTACCCTCAGACGATGCACATGGACCCCGAGATCTTCACAGACCCTGAG acATACAAGTATGACCGCTTCATCGAGGGAGGACGAGAGAAGACAGACTTTTTCAAGCACGGACAGAGGCTCAAGTACTACCGCATGCCGTTCGGGTCGGGCTCCTCCATGTGCCCTGGCCGGTTCTTCGCCATCAATGAGATCAAGCAGTTCctgtgtctgctgctgctgtacctGGACCTGGAGATGGCGCAGGGCCAGGAGAAGGCCCAGCTGGACAACAGCAGGGCAGGCCTCGGCATCCTACTGCCTACCAAAGACGTGCGCTTTTGCTATAGAATTCGGTAG